ATCAAACGCCGTCGTTGGCAATCCTCTCTTGAGGCAAAgacaatttttgttttagatgCTGTGCAATTCTAAATTTAGACACTTCCATGATGTTGGGATTTTCTGCGGGAATGGACCCAACCTTCATTGGTGGGAGATTGacttcgtttttttttttgagcGGGATATAGAACAATGAACACACTTAAGTGGACACTGAGTTattcaaataatcaaattaGGGATAATTTAGCCCCTTCACTGAGTTTATAATGATGGGGGATGATGGTTCATCTGCCTTTAATTCATCTACATGTTTTGAGAATTAACTTTTGGATTGAGTGCAATGCTATGGTCAGCTGTGTTATATTGACTAGATTGAGCTATTCTTGgggttattaaattttgtagtGACTGTTGGTTTTGTGGACAGTTGAAAGTAGTATGTAAAGTGTGCTGTTCTGGAAATCTTGCCAGGTGTTTAATTCGAACAATATCATGTGATGCTTTGTATTTACTGTTTAACTTTTCATCTTGAGTGTGACCGTGAAAATTTTCCAAATGGGCATGACTTGGAGAGTTAtgtaaatctttatttttgAGCGACAAATCTTGATTCAATCGTTCACCTGGTTCATTTTGCCTTCATGCAATCTTAGATTTCTTTGGCAAAAACCTAGGGCtgctttgaatttgaaatatttcgtAGTCTATGAATGTAAGACATGAGTAGATTTTGTTTAGGCCGGGAAACGTGACTGCAATTGATTTTAGGATTAATATTTGTGCTCAGTTGTGTCTGAAGTAGGACTTGTTTCCTTTTGCAGATTTTTGCACTTCTTCGAAAGCAATGCTGGTACGAACCACGATGCCAAACATATGCAAAACTGTTGATGATGCTTGGCAAGTGCAGGCAGCCTGAAGAGGCTTCTCATCTCTTTGAGATCATGTTTTCTGAAGGGCTTAAACCTACTGTTGATGTCTACACTGCTCTTGTAAGTGCTTACGGTCATAGCGGTCTCCTTGATCAGGCACTTTCTATTGTTGAAGATATGAAATCGGTTGTTGACTGCGAACcagatatatatacatattctaTTCTTGTCAGTTGCTGTGCAAAATTTCATCGTTTTGATTTGATTGAACATGTCCTTGCGGAGATGTTATTTCTGGGCATCCAATGTAACTCTGTGACGTATAATTCCATAATTGATGGTTATGGTAAGGCTGGCATGTTTGAACAGATGGATAATACATTGAATGATATGATTGAAAATGGCAACTGCCACCCAGATGTTTTCACGCTGAATTCTTTTGTTGGGGCACTTGGAAAGGATGGGCAAATTGATAAGATGGAGAAGTGGTATGATGAATTTCAGCTAATGGGCATAAAACCAGACATAACAACATTCAATTTGATGATAAAGTCCTATGGAAAAGCTGGCATGTATAAGAAGATGAAGACTGTCATGGATTTCATGGGAAGAAGGTTTTTCACTCCAACAGTTGTCACGTATAATACTGTCATCGAGGTGTTTGGCAAAGCTGGAGAAATTGAGAAGATGGATCAATACTTTCTAAAAATGAAGCATCTTGGAGTGAAGCCTAATTCTATTACTTATTGCTCACTTGTCAGTGCATATAGCAAAGTTGGACGTATTGACAAAGTTGAGTCAATTATGAGGCATGTTGATAATTCTGGTGTAGTATTGGATACTCCCTTCTTTAATTGCATAATTAGCGCCTATGGGCAGGCTGGTGACCTAAAAAAGATGAGCGAGTTATTCATGGCcatgagagaaagaaaatgtgaaCCTGATGGCATCACTTTCGCTTGCATGATCCAGGCATACAACACCCACGGGATGACTGAGGCTGCTCAAAATTTGGAAAAGATGATGATTTCTGCCAAAGATAACTTGGGTATGTTTCAATTTGTGCTACTTGTTCTTTGatatcttttctttgttttggtcCCATTGTGCTCAGTAGGAAATGCATGATCTACTAAGCATTCCTTGGTATTTGAGGTTAGGCAACTTTTGTGCTGGATAATGTTTTATGCCTATTAGTATTAGTCATTATTGAGTTCGTTAGCTTGTTAGGTTGGGCTGAGACTGCAAAATAAGGA
This window of the Vigna angularis cultivar LongXiaoDou No.4 chromosome 7, ASM1680809v1, whole genome shotgun sequence genome carries:
- the LOC108338034 gene encoding pentatricopeptide repeat-containing protein At3g53170, whose product is MNLTWSSGVSSATPFAPATNKALPKKRRRFNVVSLKRRAKAGSAGLVKEPKKELSRILRTEAAITGVENKAKSNSHKQLWPKALLEALDDAIKRRRWQSSLEIFALLRKQCWYEPRCQTYAKLLMMLGKCRQPEEASHLFEIMFSEGLKPTVDVYTALVSAYGHSGLLDQALSIVEDMKSVVDCEPDIYTYSILVSCCAKFHRFDLIEHVLAEMLFLGIQCNSVTYNSIIDGYGKAGMFEQMDNTLNDMIENGNCHPDVFTLNSFVGALGKDGQIDKMEKWYDEFQLMGIKPDITTFNLMIKSYGKAGMYKKMKTVMDFMGRRFFTPTVVTYNTVIEVFGKAGEIEKMDQYFLKMKHLGVKPNSITYCSLVSAYSKVGRIDKVESIMRHVDNSGVVLDTPFFNCIISAYGQAGDLKKMSELFMAMRERKCEPDGITFACMIQAYNTHGMTEAAQNLEKMMISAKDNLGIKLIEC